In Alkalibaculum bacchi, a single genomic region encodes these proteins:
- the secA gene encoding preprotein translocase subunit SecA: MSLLKKIFGDLDAKEVKRLMKTVDKIIDLDEEMKKLTDEALKDKTSEFKSRLLNGESEDDLLVEAFAVVREAGDRVLGMKHFPVQLLGGIVLHQGNIAEMKTGEGKTLVSTLPAYLNALSGKGVHIVTVNSYLAQRDSEWMGKLHEFLGLKVGLVVHGMTSAEKKVAYGADITYGTNNEFGFDYLRDNMVVHLEQMVQRKLHYAVVDEVDSILIDEARTPLIISGSGDKSTKLYNIVDSFVKRLKEEEDYAIDEKADSVTLTENGVEKAEKQFGIENLADMENMELSHHINQALKAVYSMKRDKDYVVQNGQVVIVDEFTGRLMEGRRYSNGLHQAIEAKENVKVERESKTLATITFQNYFRMYEKLSGMTGTAKTEEEEFKSIYNMDVLSIPTNKDMIRKDINDAFYKSEKAKFKAVVDEIERRHKTGQPILVGTISIEKSEELSSMLKKRGIKHEVLNAKYHEKEAEIVSNAGQKNAVTISTNMAGRGTDIVLDSEVKSLGGLHIIGTERHESRRIDNQLRGRAARQGDPGSSQFFISFEDDLMRLFGSERILGLVDTIGLEEDVPIEHRMLTKGIENAQKKVEGKNFGIRKHVLQYDDVMNKQRKIIYSQRRSVLEGQDVHEQILKMLEGLIDDSISIYTGFSQHTDEWDLKGLVEHCESIFLEKGTLTFEENDITQDEIKEALMDKALKAYEAKIAEIGIDQMKELERVVLLRVVDSKWMDHIDNMDQLRQGIGLRAYGQIDPVVAYTKEGFDMFEQMNQSIQEDTVKYLFHIDVRKDKVEQREATDLSQVTTNKDEKVNKPIVNKDKVGRNDPCPCGSGKKYKRCCGNNL, from the coding sequence ATGTCATTGCTAAAAAAAATATTTGGTGATTTAGATGCAAAAGAAGTAAAGAGATTAATGAAAACTGTTGATAAAATTATTGATTTAGACGAAGAAATGAAAAAGCTTACGGATGAAGCGCTAAAGGATAAAACGAGTGAGTTTAAAAGCAGGCTTCTTAATGGGGAAAGTGAAGATGACCTTCTAGTAGAGGCATTTGCTGTCGTTAGAGAAGCTGGAGACCGAGTTCTAGGGATGAAGCATTTTCCAGTTCAATTGCTCGGTGGAATTGTTCTTCATCAAGGAAATATTGCAGAGATGAAGACAGGTGAAGGTAAAACTCTTGTGTCTACCCTTCCAGCTTATTTAAATGCCCTTTCAGGAAAAGGAGTGCACATTGTTACGGTCAATAGCTATTTAGCTCAAAGAGATAGTGAATGGATGGGTAAACTCCATGAATTTTTAGGGCTAAAAGTAGGTTTAGTCGTACATGGAATGACTTCTGCAGAAAAAAAAGTAGCTTACGGTGCAGATATCACTTATGGGACAAACAATGAATTTGGCTTTGATTATTTAAGAGATAATATGGTGGTCCACTTAGAACAAATGGTGCAGAGAAAACTTCACTATGCTGTTGTGGATGAAGTGGATAGTATATTAATTGATGAAGCTAGAACTCCTCTTATTATTTCAGGAAGTGGAGATAAGAGTACAAAGCTCTACAATATCGTAGACAGCTTTGTAAAGAGATTAAAAGAAGAAGAAGATTATGCCATTGACGAAAAGGCTGATTCAGTAACATTGACAGAAAATGGAGTTGAAAAAGCAGAAAAACAATTCGGTATAGAGAACTTAGCGGATATGGAAAATATGGAATTGTCTCATCATATTAATCAAGCCTTAAAAGCAGTGTATTCTATGAAACGGGATAAAGATTATGTAGTACAAAATGGTCAAGTTGTCATCGTCGACGAATTTACTGGGCGACTTATGGAGGGGCGAAGGTATAGTAATGGGCTTCATCAAGCTATAGAAGCTAAGGAAAATGTAAAAGTAGAAAGGGAATCTAAAACTCTTGCGACAATTACCTTTCAAAATTATTTTAGAATGTATGAGAAGCTCAGCGGTATGACAGGTACAGCTAAAACAGAGGAAGAAGAATTTAAATCTATTTATAATATGGATGTATTGTCCATTCCAACAAATAAAGATATGATTCGTAAAGATATTAATGATGCCTTTTACAAATCTGAAAAAGCTAAGTTTAAAGCAGTAGTGGATGAAATTGAAAGAAGGCATAAAACAGGTCAGCCAATATTAGTGGGTACCATTTCTATTGAAAAATCAGAAGAATTAAGTAGCATGTTAAAAAAACGAGGCATAAAACATGAAGTATTAAATGCAAAATACCACGAGAAAGAAGCTGAAATCGTTAGTAATGCAGGACAAAAAAATGCCGTTACCATCTCTACAAATATGGCAGGTAGAGGTACGGACATTGTCTTAGATTCAGAAGTAAAATCACTAGGCGGTTTACACATTATAGGTACAGAAAGACATGAAAGTAGAAGAATTGATAATCAATTAAGAGGTCGTGCTGCAAGGCAGGGGGATCCAGGTTCTTCACAATTCTTTATTTCCTTCGAAGACGATCTAATGAGATTATTTGGATCGGAAAGAATCTTAGGATTAGTAGACACTATTGGTTTAGAGGAAGATGTTCCAATAGAACATCGAATGCTGACCAAGGGTATCGAAAATGCTCAAAAGAAAGTAGAAGGCAAAAACTTTGGTATCAGAAAGCATGTCTTACAATATGATGATGTCATGAATAAGCAGAGAAAAATCATCTATTCTCAGAGAAGGTCTGTATTAGAAGGACAAGATGTGCACGAGCAAATCCTAAAGATGTTAGAGGGGCTTATCGATGACAGCATCAGCATATATACTGGTTTTAGTCAACATACAGATGAGTGGGACCTAAAGGGATTAGTAGAACATTGTGAATCTATATTTTTAGAAAAGGGCACTCTGACATTTGAAGAGAATGATATTACTCAAGATGAGATAAAAGAAGCTTTAATGGATAAAGCTTTAAAAGCCTATGAAGCAAAAATTGCAGAAATAGGTATAGACCAGATGAAAGAGCTTGAAAGAGTAGTCTTATTGAGAGTTGTAGATAGCAAATGGATGGATCATATCGACAATATGGATCAATTGAGACAGGGAATTGGACTAAGAGCTTATGGCCAGATAGACCCAGTTGTTGCTTATACCAAAGAGGGCTTTGATATGTTCGAACAGATGAATCAAAGCATTCAAGAAGATACTGTAAAGTATTTGTTCCATATTGATGTAAGAAAGGACAAAGTAGAACAAAGGGAAGCTACAGATTTGTCTCAGGTGACGACCAATAAAGACGAAAAGGTAAATAAGCCTATTGTCAATAAAGACAAGGTTGGAAGAAATGACCCTTGCCCTTGCGGTAGTGGCAAGAAGTATAAGCGATGCTGTGGAAATAATCTATAA
- the fba gene encoding class II fructose-1,6-bisphosphate aldolase, whose product MALVNSREMFKKAYEGNYAVGAFNVNNMEIVQGIMAAAQQENAPVILQVSAGARKYASPIYLRKLVEAAIEETGLDLVLHLDHGEDFEICKACIDDGFSSVMIDGSRFPLEENIALTKKVVEYAHDKGVTVEAELGKLAGVEDAVKVAAKDATYTDPDEAVEFVERTGVDSLAIAIGTSHGAYKFTGDPTLDFDRLATITEKLKGFPLVLHGASSVPQEFVELNNKYGGQIPGAQGVPESMLSQAAKLGVCKINIDTDLRLALTASIRKTFVESPAEFDPRKYLGPGRDAIRDMVAHKMRNVLGCSGKK is encoded by the coding sequence ATGGCTTTAGTAAATTCTAGAGAAATGTTTAAAAAAGCTTATGAAGGAAATTATGCAGTAGGGGCGTTTAATGTCAATAATATGGAAATTGTTCAGGGTATTATGGCTGCTGCTCAACAAGAAAATGCACCTGTTATCTTACAAGTATCCGCAGGAGCTAGAAAATATGCTAGCCCAATTTATTTAAGAAAGCTAGTAGAGGCTGCAATAGAAGAGACTGGTCTTGACCTTGTTCTTCATTTAGATCATGGTGAAGATTTTGAAATATGTAAAGCTTGTATCGATGATGGCTTTAGCTCTGTCATGATAGATGGATCAAGATTTCCACTTGAAGAAAATATTGCATTAACAAAAAAGGTTGTAGAATATGCTCATGATAAAGGAGTTACAGTAGAAGCAGAATTAGGAAAGCTTGCAGGTGTAGAAGATGCAGTTAAAGTTGCTGCAAAAGATGCTACGTACACAGATCCTGACGAAGCAGTAGAATTCGTTGAAAGAACAGGCGTAGACTCCTTAGCTATTGCTATTGGCACAAGCCATGGAGCTTATAAATTTACAGGAGATCCAACTTTAGACTTTGATCGATTAGCTACTATCACAGAAAAATTAAAAGGTTTCCCATTAGTATTACACGGTGCTTCTTCTGTACCTCAAGAATTTGTAGAACTAAACAACAAATACGGCGGACAAATTCCAGGCGCTCAAGGTGTACCTGAATCTATGCTTAGCCAAGCTGCTAAACTAGGTGTATGCAAAATCAATATCGATACAGACTTAAGATTAGCTCTAACAGCTTCTATCAGAAAGACTTTCGTAGAAAGTCCAGCTGAATTCGATCCAAGAAAATATTTAGGACCAGGTAGAGATGCGATTAGAGATATGGTAGCTCATAAAATGAGAAATGTATTAGGTTGCTCTGGTAAAAAATAA
- a CDS encoding DUF5317 domain-containing protein: MIIAVFTLAIIFGYIKKGSLKNLMHYKIKLVPLILLSFVMQIGIYFAYKYNIEIVQNYDVLIHFVSYIILFAGLMGNFDNKWFILVTLGIVLNFIVIFLNGGRMPVSLDAAEKIGLDATALSELLMAKVGTHQLLEPSTLLGILADIIPFGLPKALSLFNNIYSIGDIVMFVGIFGLLQSLMIFSEDRDEIDEGEEENSCYENFKPMDSLEEMLLFEQKINSAKGETAIEVEQDIEGHSQETIVLNTSKATSVQEEQSVGEEITLNDATVVMPWQEDESSQDDLMEFDSTNNQEKEDTIEIEKEDIDQMNNIEENEPLVDETPQVDLNPYKEKQETNYEEIDTTNQFIIVDGKIKKNPNYQLPIHHEEVNREESVKVNDTEDNNIEELELSHIDLQDKGERPQEENHMLQNLTDSDRIELMKKMKKRKAEGYTLVEITVGGKKINFWKKDL; the protein is encoded by the coding sequence ATGATTATTGCTGTATTTACTCTTGCGATTATATTTGGATATATAAAAAAAGGTAGTCTAAAGAATTTAATGCATTATAAAATAAAACTTGTGCCATTGATTTTATTGTCATTTGTTATGCAAATAGGCATTTATTTTGCTTATAAATACAATATAGAGATTGTTCAAAATTATGATGTTTTAATTCATTTTGTCAGCTACATTATTCTATTTGCTGGCTTAATGGGTAATTTTGATAACAAGTGGTTTATTCTCGTTACTTTAGGAATTGTACTCAATTTTATAGTGATTTTCTTAAACGGAGGAAGAATGCCCGTGTCACTAGATGCTGCAGAAAAAATAGGCTTAGATGCTACTGCCCTGTCCGAATTATTGATGGCTAAAGTAGGAACCCATCAGTTATTGGAGCCAAGTACTTTGCTGGGAATTTTGGCAGATATTATACCTTTTGGTTTACCGAAAGCGCTGAGTTTGTTTAACAATATTTACAGTATTGGTGATATCGTTATGTTTGTCGGAATTTTTGGTTTACTTCAATCTCTTATGATTTTTTCAGAAGATCGAGATGAGATAGACGAGGGAGAAGAAGAGAATAGCTGCTATGAAAATTTTAAGCCTATGGACTCCCTAGAAGAAATGCTGTTGTTTGAACAAAAAATCAACTCTGCAAAAGGAGAGACGGCAATAGAGGTAGAACAAGATATAGAAGGTCATAGCCAAGAAACAATTGTCTTAAATACGAGCAAAGCAACAAGTGTCCAAGAGGAGCAAAGCGTAGGAGAGGAAATTACCCTAAATGATGCTACAGTGGTTATGCCTTGGCAAGAAGATGAATCTTCTCAAGATGATTTGATGGAATTTGATAGTACAAACAACCAAGAAAAAGAAGATACTATAGAAATAGAAAAGGAAGATATTGATCAAATGAATAATATTGAGGAAAATGAGCCATTAGTAGATGAAACACCTCAAGTTGATTTGAATCCGTATAAAGAAAAACAAGAAACGAATTATGAAGAAATTGATACTACAAATCAGTTTATCATTGTAGATGGTAAAATCAAGAAAAATCCTAATTACCAATTACCTATTCATCATGAAGAAGTAAACCGAGAAGAATCTGTAAAGGTCAATGATACTGAGGATAATAATATAGAAGAATTAGAGCTATCCCATATTGATTTGCAAGATAAAGGAGAAAGGCCTCAAGAGGAGAACCATATGCTTCAAAATCTTACGGATAGTGACAGAATTGAATTGATGAAAAAAATGAAAAAAAGGAAAGCCGAAGGATATACTTTGGTTGAGATTACTGTTGGTGGTAAAAAAATTAACTTTTGGAAAAAAGACTTGTAA
- the hpf gene encoding ribosome hibernation-promoting factor, HPF/YfiA family, with the protein MRVIVYGKNIEVTEGLRNMLEKKLSKLDKYFVPEVEATATLSTQKNMHILEVQIKINGSFLRAEEATDDMYGSIDKVVDKLEGQLRKHKTKIERKYKEQATIRFDSIPESGNNQEENRIVKTKRFPIKPMSPEEASLQMDLIGHNFFVFLNSESDEVNVVYKRKDGNYGLIEPTI; encoded by the coding sequence ATGCGAGTAATAGTATATGGGAAGAATATCGAAGTAACTGAAGGGTTAAGAAATATGTTGGAAAAGAAATTGTCTAAGCTCGACAAATACTTCGTTCCTGAGGTGGAAGCAACTGCAACTCTTAGTACTCAAAAGAATATGCATATTTTAGAAGTACAAATTAAAATTAATGGTTCTTTTTTGAGAGCTGAGGAAGCTACTGACGATATGTATGGCTCTATCGATAAAGTTGTTGATAAATTAGAAGGACAACTAAGGAAACATAAAACAAAAATTGAAAGAAAATACAAAGAACAAGCTACTATTCGATTCGACTCTATTCCTGAAAGTGGTAACAATCAAGAAGAAAATCGAATTGTAAAGACAAAGAGATTCCCAATAAAGCCGATGTCACCAGAAGAAGCTTCTCTTCAAATGGATTTAATAGGACATAATTTTTTCGTTTTCTTAAATAGTGAAAGCGATGAAGTAAATGTAGTATATAAGAGAAAAGATGGCAATTACGGATTAATCGAGCCGACCATCTAA
- a CDS encoding TIGR01212 family radical SAM protein (This family includes YhcC from E. coli K-12, an uncharacterized radical SAM protein.) → MKLYNNYSHYLKEKYGEKVYKIPISIPCSCPNRDGNISTGGCIYCGESGVGYENLPNSLSSSEQLDKNIEYISKRYKAKKFIPYFQNYTNTYLPLEDFKRHIVQVVRENIVGISVSTRPDSINEKYLEFLKDVSTKNNLDITIELGLQTANYHTLNKINRGHTLGEFIDGALMVKSYGFDICAHVILNLPWDNELDVIESAKIISALNIDSIKSHALYIEKHTRMAELYMNNEFEIVSLDNYINRVILFLEYLKPNISIQRLIGRAPQENTLFCNWNTSWWKIKDMIEEEMKKRESYQGKKCNYLGGKTLRFQW, encoded by the coding sequence ATGAAATTGTATAATAATTACTCACATTATTTAAAAGAAAAGTACGGAGAAAAGGTCTATAAGATTCCTATTAGCATACCTTGTTCTTGCCCAAATCGAGATGGAAATATTTCTACGGGAGGTTGTATTTACTGTGGTGAGAGTGGAGTAGGTTATGAAAATTTGCCAAATAGTCTGAGTTCTAGTGAACAACTAGATAAAAATATTGAGTATATATCTAAAAGGTATAAGGCAAAAAAATTTATTCCTTATTTTCAAAACTACACGAATACTTATTTACCTTTAGAAGACTTTAAAAGGCATATTGTGCAAGTTGTCAGGGAGAATATAGTCGGTATTTCTGTATCCACTAGACCTGATTCTATAAATGAAAAGTATCTAGAATTTCTCAAAGATGTTTCAACGAAAAATAATTTAGATATTACCATAGAGCTGGGTTTGCAAACAGCTAATTACCACACATTAAATAAGATCAATAGAGGTCATACCCTAGGGGAATTTATTGATGGAGCTCTTATGGTGAAGAGCTATGGTTTTGATATATGTGCTCATGTAATATTAAATTTGCCTTGGGATAATGAATTAGATGTAATTGAGAGCGCAAAAATCATATCTGCATTAAATATAGACTCTATAAAGTCTCATGCCCTTTATATTGAAAAACACACAAGGATGGCTGAATTATATATGAATAATGAGTTTGAAATAGTCTCATTGGATAATTACATTAACAGAGTGATATTGTTTTTAGAATATTTGAAACCTAATATATCCATACAAAGGCTTATAGGCAGAGCGCCACAGGAAAACACTCTTTTTTGCAATTGGAATACTAGTTGGTGGAAGATTAAGGATATGATTGAAGAAGAAATGAAAAAAAGAGAAAGCTATCAAGGAAAAAAGTGTAATTATTTAGGCGGAAAAACATTAAGATTTCAGTGGTGA
- a CDS encoding HD-GYP domain-containing protein, with protein MRKVNAITLHILLGLSIISVILSFIIFKEFPINFNFHLLLFIVFAIITESVVIFTPNKGGVTLTFGIVLSVAILFGPSEGLLCAIASILFSVYKMDGEVKYFFNISWYKTLGNLNAYIISSGLSSLLFIYLNQGLEFKQGSIIPMFISGILYILMDVMLITTFMIVSSEADPILLFRENFKGVIPNFFGLSTVSIIIVMTYQKTGIEMVLILFFPYMLIRYSFKLVYDMQANYLSTIKALSSALEEKDPYTKGHSERVEKYSIMIANEIGHSKVDIQQLQYAAIFHDIGKIGVEDSILHKPGGLTEEEYEAIKQHPQKSVNILDGISFLKMATTFIQSHHEGYDGTGYPNGLKGKEIPLEARIISVADIYDALTTDRPYRKAMTNRQAIDIIKDESGKKLDPFVVDKFLVLYNKGRFKI; from the coding sequence ATGAGAAAAGTCAATGCAATAACATTACATATATTATTAGGCCTAAGCATTATTTCAGTCATTCTTTCTTTCATTATTTTTAAAGAATTTCCTATAAATTTTAATTTTCATTTGTTGTTATTTATTGTATTTGCAATTATTACAGAATCGGTGGTTATTTTCACGCCTAATAAAGGCGGTGTGACCCTCACTTTTGGCATTGTCTTATCTGTAGCCATATTATTTGGACCTAGCGAAGGTTTACTCTGTGCTATTGCTAGTATTTTGTTTTCAGTATATAAGATGGATGGAGAAGTAAAATATTTTTTTAATATTTCATGGTATAAAACCCTAGGTAATTTAAATGCTTATATTATTAGTAGCGGGTTGTCCTCATTGCTCTTTATATATTTAAACCAGGGCTTAGAATTCAAACAAGGTTCTATTATACCCATGTTCATTTCAGGTATATTGTATATCCTAATGGATGTAATGTTGATTACGACATTTATGATAGTAAGTTCGGAAGCTGACCCAATACTTCTATTTAGAGAGAACTTTAAGGGCGTTATTCCAAATTTCTTTGGATTATCTACAGTCAGCATTATCATCGTTATGACCTACCAAAAAACTGGGATAGAAATGGTCTTGATTCTCTTTTTTCCTTATATGCTTATACGATATTCTTTTAAATTAGTGTACGATATGCAGGCAAATTATTTGTCCACTATCAAGGCATTATCTTCTGCCCTAGAAGAAAAAGATCCTTATACAAAAGGTCATTCAGAGAGGGTAGAAAAGTACTCTATTATGATTGCTAACGAAATAGGTCATTCAAAAGTAGATATACAGCAGCTTCAATACGCTGCAATTTTTCACGACATAGGCAAGATAGGAGTAGAAGATAGCATCTTACATAAACCTGGAGGGCTTACAGAGGAAGAATATGAAGCCATAAAACAACATCCTCAAAAAAGCGTCAATATCCTTGATGGTATTAGCTTTTTAAAAATGGCCACAACATTCATTCAATCACATCATGAAGGGTATGATGGAACAGGGTATCCTAATGGGTTAAAAGGAAAAGAGATCCCTTTAGAGGCAAGGATTATTTCTGTAGCGGATATATACGATGCTCTAACTACAGATAGACCTTATAGAAAAGCCATGACAAATAGACAAGCCATTGATATAATAAAAGACGAGTCCGGTAAAAAATTAGATCCCTTTGTAGTGGATAAATTTTTAGTATTATATAATAAAGGTAGGTTCAAAATATGA
- the prfB gene encoding peptide chain release factor 2 (programmed frameshift) produces MDIQEYKSRYKEANEIFKELGIHFDLSKIKFEIDELEQKMNAPDFWNDQENAKKILKQSSALKDKWEKVAGLESKLEDISLLIELIEESEDKDLEEDLKSSMDELEKAIEEFNLETLLSGEYDANDVIFSIHPGAGGTESHDWAEMLLRMYLRWAEKKGFKVTTLDYQPGDEAGIKSVTVSIEGNNAYGYLKSEKGVHRLVRISPFDASGRRHTSFASVDITPQIEEDSNIEINTDDLRIDTYRSSGAGGQHVNKTESAIRITHIPTGIVVQCQNERSQIQNRETAMKMLLSKLVEIKEREHKEKIEDIQGEYGQIAWGNQIRSYVFHPYSMVKDHRTNAETGNVQAVMDGDLELFINEYLKASL; encoded by the exons ATGGATATACAGGAGTATAAAAGTAGATATAAAGAAGCAAATGAAATATTTAAAGAATTG GGGATTCACTTTGACTTGTCAAAGATAAAATTTGAAATTGATGAGTTAGAGCAAAAAATGAATGCTCCTGACTTTTGGAATGATCAGGAAAATGCAAAAAAAATACTAAAGCAATCTAGCGCTCTTAAAGATAAATGGGAAAAAGTTGCTGGACTTGAGAGCAAATTAGAGGATATTAGCTTACTAATAGAATTAATAGAAGAAAGCGAAGATAAGGATTTAGAGGAAGATTTGAAATCTTCTATGGACGAACTAGAAAAAGCTATTGAAGAATTTAATCTAGAAACTCTATTAAGTGGTGAGTACGATGCTAATGATGTGATATTCTCCATACACCCTGGCGCTGGAGGGACAGAGTCTCACGACTGGGCTGAAATGCTCCTTAGAATGTACTTGAGATGGGCGGAAAAGAAAGGCTTTAAAGTTACAACTTTAGATTATCAACCAGGGGATGAAGCTGGAATAAAAAGTGTAACAGTATCAATAGAGGGGAATAATGCCTATGGGTATTTAAAAAGTGAAAAAGGTGTACATCGATTAGTTCGAATTTCTCCTTTTGATGCTTCCGGTAGAAGGCATACATCCTTTGCCTCTGTAGATATTACACCTCAAATAGAAGAAGATAGTAATATAGAGATAAATACCGATGATTTAAGAATCGATACCTATAGATCTAGTGGGGCAGGTGGTCAACACGTCAATAAAACGGAATCGGCTATTCGAATTACTCATATCCCTACAGGCATCGTCGTTCAATGCCAAAACGAACGCTCTCAGATTCAAAATAGAGAGACAGCTATGAAAATGCTATTAAGTAAGCTTGTAGAAATCAAAGAGAGAGAACACAAAGAAAAAATAGAAGATATCCAAGGAGAATACGGACAAATTGCTTGGGGAAATCAAATCAGGTCCTATGTATTCCATCCGTACAGCATGGTCAAGGACCATCGCACGAATGCAGAAACGGGAAATGTGCAAGCTGTTATGGACGGGGATTTGGAGCTATTTATAAATGAATACCTCAAAGCTAGTCTTTAG
- a CDS encoding Tex family protein — protein MNKIIEQITKEFNIKRNQVETTIHLIDEGNTIPFIARYRKEATGNLDDVTLRELDERLMYLRHLEKRKEEVLRSIENQGKLTDGLTKKIEMAGILQEVEDLYLPYKQKRKTRAVIARELGLEPLATLIRLQISTDEEILQEGKKYIDLEKKIETGEDAVIKAMDIIAEDISDEAEYRKKIREFVFEYGFLTSTYSKKSQEEITEFEMYYDFSEKVNKIANHRVLATNRGEKKGILNVKVQMDEERILQYLNSKLLNEHTNQFMIDAIKDSYKRLIFPSIEREIRSTLTEVAEKEAIKVFATNLKNYLLQPPVKGRVVLGFDPAFRTGCKLAVVDEFGELLDTATIYPTAPENKIEESEKTLLRLVKNHAITLIAIGNGTASRESEIIVAGFIKKNNLKVEYLVVNEAGASVYSASKLANEEFPDINVSLRGAISIARRLQDPLAELVKIDPKHIGVGQYQHDVNQKELQKSLDGVIEDVVNSVGVDINTASVSLLKNISGLNNTTAQNIIEYRRENGPFTNRATIKKVKKIGDKAFEQAAGFLRISEGENPLDNTAVHPESYEDAIRLLDHFNYKIEDIRTKYSEIGKAFSKVNIEQFSNDLSIGKLTLVDILKEIQKPGRDPRDEFDRPIFKTEVMEVKDLKEGMVLTGTVRNVIDFGAFVDIGVHQDGLVHISQLSDKFVRNPMDVVAVGDIVKVRVIGVDVERGRISLSMKEEQ, from the coding sequence TTGAATAAGATTATAGAACAAATTACAAAAGAATTTAATATAAAAAGAAATCAAGTCGAGACTACAATTCATCTCATCGACGAGGGAAATACGATTCCTTTTATTGCTAGATATCGCAAGGAAGCCACTGGAAATTTAGATGATGTTACTCTTCGTGAATTAGATGAAAGATTAATGTATTTAAGGCATTTAGAAAAACGAAAAGAAGAAGTCCTCCGTTCTATTGAAAACCAGGGTAAATTGACAGATGGACTAACTAAAAAAATCGAAATGGCGGGAATCCTCCAAGAAGTTGAGGATTTATACCTTCCGTATAAGCAAAAACGAAAGACTAGGGCCGTTATAGCTAGAGAATTAGGTTTAGAGCCACTCGCTACGCTTATTCGACTGCAAATATCCACAGATGAAGAGATTCTTCAAGAAGGTAAGAAATACATTGATCTTGAAAAGAAAATTGAAACTGGAGAAGACGCTGTAATCAAAGCTATGGATATTATAGCTGAGGATATATCTGATGAGGCTGAGTATCGTAAAAAGATTCGTGAATTCGTCTTTGAATATGGTTTTCTTACATCCACTTACTCGAAGAAATCGCAGGAAGAGATCACAGAATTTGAGATGTACTACGATTTCTCTGAAAAAGTAAATAAAATTGCAAATCATCGAGTACTAGCAACGAATCGTGGAGAGAAAAAAGGCATACTGAATGTAAAGGTTCAGATGGATGAAGAAAGAATTTTGCAGTATTTAAACAGCAAACTCTTAAATGAACACACAAATCAATTTATGATAGATGCTATAAAAGACTCTTATAAGAGACTTATTTTTCCTTCAATAGAGCGAGAAATCCGTTCTACCCTTACTGAAGTAGCGGAAAAAGAAGCTATAAAGGTATTTGCCACTAATTTAAAGAACTATTTATTGCAGCCACCAGTAAAAGGTCGGGTGGTTTTAGGCTTTGATCCAGCCTTTCGTACAGGTTGCAAGCTAGCTGTAGTAGATGAATTTGGAGAACTTTTAGATACGGCTACGATCTATCCTACTGCTCCTGAGAATAAGATTGAAGAATCTGAAAAGACCCTTTTACGCCTTGTCAAAAACCACGCTATTACATTAATTGCTATAGGAAATGGAACGGCTTCTAGGGAATCAGAAATCATTGTGGCAGGTTTTATTAAGAAGAACAATTTAAAAGTAGAATACCTAGTAGTCAATGAAGCAGGGGCATCTGTATATTCTGCATCAAAATTAGCCAATGAAGAATTTCCAGATATCAATGTATCTTTAAGAGGAGCTATTTCTATTGCTAGAAGATTACAAGATCCCTTAGCTGAATTGGTAAAGATCGATCCAAAGCACATAGGAGTAGGACAATATCAACACGATGTAAATCAAAAAGAGCTTCAAAAATCATTAGATGGAGTCATTGAAGACGTGGTGAACAGCGTTGGAGTAGATATTAATACAGCGTCTGTGTCTCTCTTAAAAAATATTTCTGGTCTTAACAATACAACTGCTCAAAATATTATTGAATATAGAAGAGAAAATGGTCCTTTTACAAATAGAGCTACCATAAAAAAGGTAAAAAAAATTGGGGACAAGGCTTTTGAACAAGCGGCAGGCTTTTTAAGGATTTCAGAAGGCGAAAATCCCTTAGATAATACTGCCGTGCATCCAGAATCTTATGAAGATGCAATAAGGCTTTTAGATCATTTCAATTATAAAATTGAAGATATACGAACAAAATATTCTGAAATAGGTAAAGCCTTTAGTAAGGTAAATATAGAACAGTTCTCTAATGATTTGTCCATTGGAAAGCTAACCCTTGTGGATATCCTAAAAGAAATTCAAAAACCAGGAAGGGATCCTCGAGATGAATTCGATAGACCAATCTTTAAGACAGAAGTAATGGAAGTAAAAGACCTTAAAGAAGGTATGGTACTGACAGGAACTGTACGTAATGTAATTGACTTTGGCGCTTTTGTAGATATAGGAGTACATCAAGATGGATTAGTGCACATTTCACAATTAAGCGATAAATTTGTCAGAAACCCTATGGATGTAGTGGCAGTAGGCGATATTGTCAAAGTAAGAGTCATAGGAGTAGACGTAGAGAGAGGACGAATTTCACTTAGTATGAAAGAAGAGCAATAG